GAACCGCTTTACATTCTCTTAATGGAATAATTTTCTTGTTTCTCAGTTTGTAATAATGATTTTGTAATTCGAATTGAGGAATAATATTCAAACTTAAATCTTCAATACTTAACACTTCTCCATACTGTGTTAAAACTTGGTATATCTTTTTCTTTCCATATCTTTTATATGAAAGTACTTGAACAATACCTTCTCCTTCACATCTAACTAGTTCCATAATCCATTCCCTCCCGTTTCGTATATTGTTTTACCTCTTCCCACTTTTGTAACTGATAGTCTTTAATAAATGAGGTTCTTCCCCCACTGGCACATAGTTGTGCATTAAAATTTAAAACATGATTGAATATTCTTTGAGAATGAAAAAGGTTATTCATAATATTATTAGCTATCAACGCTGCCATTTTGTTGGTAGATGATCGTTGAGGATTATTTATAATGACTTCTCCACATGATTCATCTGGAAAATGGGTCGCGGCATCATCTAAGATGTTTGGAAACATATCGGTAACTGGCTCTAAGATAACATGGCCGTTGTACTTAAAACCTACAACTGCTTGACCGCTAAAACCACTCTCTCGAATATTAGCTTCTTCTTCATCCGAATATTCACTTTGCATCTCAACACCTGTAACACCAGTATCAATCCAAATAAGGTTATCTACTTCTTCAGAATAAAAGTAATCATGGAACAGCTGACGAGTCTTGTTATTGTCGATCATCCCTACCAATACATATACATGTTGGTAAGCTTCATCAAGTGAAGGTGCCTTCAAGAATTGGTCCAGCATACTGAAATCTTTTATATATTCAGTAACCGTTTTAACGGACAAATCGTAAAC
This genomic window from Pontibacillus yanchengensis contains:
- a CDS encoding ThiF family adenylyltransferase codes for the protein MNSIHIMNEDKRKLYFNILQVGAGANGGQFFRSLCQDIATHFISFNNNPGNDQVQFGMNLTICDRDVYEPKNLANQLCTQEDMDEYKVIALAERYADVYDLSVKTVTEYIKDFSMLDQFLKAPSLDEAYQHVYVLVGMIDNNKTRQLFHDYFYSEEVDNLIWIDTGVTGVEMQSEYSDEEEANIRESGFSGQAVVGFKYNGHVILEPVTDMFPNILDDAATHFPDESCGEVIINNPQRSSTNKMAALIANNIMNNLFHSQRIFNHVLNFNAQLCASGGRTSFIKDYQLQKWEEVKQYTKREGMDYGTS